The genomic DNA TCCTGATCGCCCGCACCGACCCGGACCTGCCCAAGCACCGGGGCATCAGCTACTTCATCTGCGACATGACCGACCCCGGTGTCGAGGTGCGGCCGCTGCGCCAGATCACCGGCGAGGCGGAGTTCAACGAGGTCTTCCTCACCGGTGTGCGCATCCCGGACAGCAGGCGGCTCGGCCCGGTGGGGGAGGGCTGGAAGGTCGCGCAGACCACCCTGATGAACGAGCGCGTCTCGATCGGCGGAGCCCGGATCCCGCGCGAGGGCGGCATGATCGGCCCGGTCTCGCGGACCTGGCGCGAGCGCCCGGAGCTGCGCACCCACGACCTGCACCAGCGCCTGCTGACGCTGTGGGTGGAGGCCGAGGTGGCCCGGCTCACCGGCGAGCGGCTGCGCCAGCAGCTCGTCGCCGGACAGCCCGGCCCCGAAGGATCGGGCATGAAGCTCGCCTTCGCCCGCCTCAACCAGGAGATCAGCGGCCTGGAGGTCGAACTCCTCGGCCAGGAGGGCCTGTTGTACGGCGACTGGACCATGCGCCGGCCGGAGCTGGTCGACTTCACCGGACGCGACGCCGGGTACCGCTATCTGCGCTCCAAGGGCAACTCCATCGAGGGCGGCACGAGCGAGGTACTGCTGAACATCGTCGCCGAGCGCGTGCTCGGGCTGCCCGCCGAACCGCGCAACGACAAGGACGTCGCCTGGAAGGACCTGTCCCGATGACCGCGCCGAACCAGTCCGCCGCCACCCCTGATCTGCTCTACTCGGAGGCCGAGGAGGACCTGCGGTCCGCCGTGCGGTCCCTGCTCGCCGACCGGGCCGGCGCACCGGCGGTGACCGCCGCCGCCGAGTCCGGCACGCCGTACGACCCGCGGCTGTGGAAGGCGCTCGCCACCGGCATCGGCGCCGCCGGACTCCTCGTACCGGAGACGCTGGGCGGGCAGGGGGCCTCGCACCGGGAAGCCGCCGTGGTCCTGGAGGAGCTCGGCCGCGGCGTCACCCCCGCACCCTTTCTGACGAGTGCCGTCGCGGCGACCGGCACACTGCTCGCGCTGGAGGCCGAGGACGGTCCGGTCGCCGCGCTGCTCGCCGAGCTGGCCTCCGGCCGCACGACCGCGGTACTCGCCGTGCCGTTCGCCACCCCGCCCTCCGGAGCGCTCACCGGGGCGGTCGCCGCGTCGGCGGGCGTCCTCGACGGGACGGTGCGCGGGGTGGCCGACGCGGTCGCCGCCGATGTGCTGCTGGTGCCCACCGCCGAGGGCCTGTACGAGGTCCGGACGGCCGGGGACGCGGTCGCCCTGGAGCCGCTCGTCGCCCTCGACCTCACCCGCCCGCTCGCCGCCGTCACCCTGGCCGGTGCCACCGGCACCCTGCTCGCCGACGCGGCCGCCGCCGACGGTGCCGTACGGCACGGGCTGCTCACCGGCGCCGGGCTGCTCGCCTCCGAACAGCTCGGCCTCGCCGAATGGTGTCTGACCGAGACCGTGCGGTACACCCGTGAACGGCACCAGTTCAACCGGCCCGTGGGCTCGTTCCAGTCGCTCAAGCACCGGATGGCGCAGCTCTGGCTTCAGGTCGTCTCGGCCCGCGCCGCCGCCCGCAACGCCGCCGACGCCCTCGCCACCGGCAGCCCGGACGCCCCGCTCGCGGTCGCCGTGGCCCAGGCGTACTGCTCGAAGGCCGCGGTCCACGCCGCCGAGGAGTGCGTGCAGTTGCACGGCGGGATCGGAATGACCTGGGAAC from Streptomyces sp. NBC_00654 includes the following:
- a CDS encoding acyl-CoA dehydrogenase family protein, whose translation is MTTAPDADEVRRRTRDLLSAYPPATTERTAFLRARFDAGLAWVHYPAGLGGLDAPRSLQPVVDAALAAAGAPGNDPRRIGIGLGMAAPTILGFGTDEQKRRFLRPLWAGEEVWCQLFSEPGAGSDLAALGTRAVRDGSDWVVDGQKVWTSSAHVARWAILIARTDPDLPKHRGISYFICDMTDPGVEVRPLRQITGEAEFNEVFLTGVRIPDSRRLGPVGEGWKVAQTTLMNERVSIGGARIPREGGMIGPVSRTWRERPELRTHDLHQRLLTLWVEAEVARLTGERLRQQLVAGQPGPEGSGMKLAFARLNQEISGLEVELLGQEGLLYGDWTMRRPELVDFTGRDAGYRYLRSKGNSIEGGTSEVLLNIVAERVLGLPAEPRNDKDVAWKDLSR
- a CDS encoding acyl-CoA dehydrogenase family protein; amino-acid sequence: MTAPNQSAATPDLLYSEAEEDLRSAVRSLLADRAGAPAVTAAAESGTPYDPRLWKALATGIGAAGLLVPETLGGQGASHREAAVVLEELGRGVTPAPFLTSAVAATGTLLALEAEDGPVAALLAELASGRTTAVLAVPFATPPSGALTGAVAASAGVLDGTVRGVADAVAADVLLVPTAEGLYEVRTAGDAVALEPLVALDLTRPLAAVTLAGATGTLLADAAAADGAVRHGLLTGAGLLASEQLGLAEWCLTETVRYTRERHQFNRPVGSFQSLKHRMAQLWLQVVSARAAARNAADALATGSPDAPLAVAVAQAYCSKAAVHAAEECVQLHGGIGMTWEHPAHLYLKRAKADSIAYGTAGSHLGTVAGLAEIPAP